From Elusimicrobiota bacterium, the proteins below share one genomic window:
- a CDS encoding ATPase, T2SS/T4P/T4SS family codes for MAKRLGELMMQMSWITEDQLNKALRFQIQQNCRIGEALIKLRYASEEQVAQALARQLGVTYASKENQILNPEKGQGLEKLIPEKFARDHAVTPLFKDETVLAVALTDPTDIMMIDNIKLVSGMEIQPFIATKAQILKVIDSFYQQGQADMIDREMEKAGDSKGEIAESDFISPDGKLDLDKVIIGASKGAQSIKLINAILKQAISERTSDIHLEKFDEKVSLRLRIDGVLYERSAPPLDLVESLISRVKILSKLDISERRLPQDGTFAIKYQNRVIEVRVSVCPTVFGEKLVMRLLDKGAVELNIEKMGFEIRQREDFLKACKAPNGLIFLTGPTGSGKTTTLGAVLNTIKTPELNIMTLEDPVEIKMEGISQVQVHPQIGLTFASGLRSFLRQDPDVILVGEVRDNETAESCLKAAMTGHLVLSTLHTNSALEAIPRLIDMGIEKYLLASTLLLLAAQRLVRLLCPDCKQPYRPSQEEIDQFAAESLVTPLPDTTKLTFYKAKGCPKCNNMGYRGRKAIYEVYFNTEEMKKIIYKDADVSKIAAAAAKGGACNLRASGWRKVMTGATSVEEMLSVTVTER; via the coding sequence ATGGCAAAACGACTTGGCGAACTGATGATGCAGATGAGCTGGATAACTGAAGACCAGCTCAATAAAGCGCTTAGATTCCAGATCCAGCAAAATTGCCGCATCGGCGAGGCTCTGATAAAGCTGCGCTATGCAAGCGAAGAGCAGGTCGCCCAGGCGCTGGCCAGACAGCTTGGCGTAACCTACGCTTCCAAAGAGAATCAGATACTTAACCCCGAGAAAGGCCAGGGGCTGGAAAAGCTGATCCCCGAAAAATTTGCGCGGGACCACGCCGTAACCCCGCTCTTCAAGGATGAAACCGTACTGGCGGTGGCGCTTACCGACCCCACCGACATTATGATGATTGACAACATCAAACTTGTCAGCGGCATGGAGATCCAGCCGTTCATCGCCACCAAGGCGCAAATCCTGAAAGTGATCGACTCTTTCTATCAGCAGGGCCAGGCCGATATGATAGACAGGGAAATGGAGAAGGCCGGAGATTCCAAGGGCGAAATCGCGGAAAGTGATTTTATCTCGCCGGACGGGAAGCTGGACCTGGATAAGGTTATTATAGGCGCGTCAAAAGGCGCCCAGTCAATAAAGCTGATCAACGCCATCCTCAAACAGGCTATCTCGGAGCGGACCAGCGACATCCATCTTGAGAAATTCGATGAGAAAGTCTCTTTGCGCCTGCGCATTGACGGCGTGCTTTACGAACGCAGCGCTCCGCCGCTGGATCTGGTGGAAAGCCTGATCTCCCGCGTTAAGATCCTTTCAAAACTTGATATTTCCGAACGCCGTCTGCCGCAGGACGGAACTTTTGCCATCAAGTACCAGAACCGCGTCATTGAAGTCCGCGTTTCCGTGTGCCCTACGGTGTTCGGCGAAAAGCTGGTTATGCGTCTTCTTGACAAGGGCGCGGTGGAGCTTAATATTGAAAAGATGGGCTTTGAGATCCGTCAGCGTGAAGATTTCCTTAAAGCCTGCAAGGCCCCGAACGGCCTTATCTTTCTGACCGGGCCCACGGGCTCCGGTAAAACCACCACATTGGGCGCCGTTTTAAATACCATCAAAACGCCTGAACTGAACATCATGACGCTGGAAGACCCTGTGGAAATCAAGATGGAAGGCATCAGCCAGGTGCAGGTACACCCCCAGATAGGCCTTACTTTTGCGTCAGGCCTGCGCTCTTTTTTGCGCCAGGACCCTGACGTCATTCTGGTAGGAGAGGTCCGGGACAATGAAACGGCCGAGTCCTGCCTTAAAGCCGCTATGACGGGCCATTTGGTGCTTTCAACTCTGCACACCAACAGCGCTTTAGAAGCCATACCCCGCCTTATAGACATGGGGATAGAGAAATATCTCCTCGCGAGCACACTGCTTCTGCTGGCTGCCCAGCGCCTGGTGCGTTTGCTCTGCCCCGACTGCAAGCAGCCCTACCGCCCGTCGCAGGAAGAAATTGACCAGTTCGCGGCGGAGTCGCTTGTAACTCCGTTGCCCGACACCACAAAGCTTACGTTTTACAAGGCCAAAGGCTGCCCCAAATGCAATAATATGGGCTACAGAGGCCGCAAAGCTATATATGAGGTTTATTTCAATACTGAGGAAATGAAGAAGATTATTTATAAAGACGCCGATGTATCTAAAATAGCCGCGGCCGCTGCCAAGGGCGGCGCTTGTAATTTGCGCGCCAGCGGCTGGCGAAAGGTGATGACCGGCGCCACCTCGGTGGAGGAAATGCTTTCGGTAACGGTCACGGAAAGGTAG
- a CDS encoding response regulator yields MTENSLTTGPEAQKKKILIVEDSKNTSEALKAVLEAEGRLIFLARDGVTGLALAHREKPDLILLDLLLPKLNGYEVCAALKRDNTVRHIPILIISTMDSPESVERAKICGAKNFMKKPYNLEDLLREIKKLLLE; encoded by the coding sequence ATGACGGAGAATTCCCTTACAACGGGACCTGAAGCGCAGAAGAAAAAAATCCTGATAGTGGAAGACAGCAAGAATACTTCGGAAGCGCTGAAGGCTGTGCTTGAAGCCGAGGGCAGGCTTATTTTTCTGGCCCGGGACGGCGTGACGGGGCTTGCGCTTGCGCACCGCGAGAAACCTGACCTGATCCTGCTTGATCTGCTGCTTCCCAAACTGAACGGTTATGAGGTCTGCGCCGCCCTCAAGCGCGACAACACAGTAAGGCATATACCGATACTTATAATTTCCACCATGGACTCTCCCGAAAGCGTCGAAAGGGCTAAGATATGCGGTGCGAAAAACTTCATGAAAAAACCCTACAATCTGGAAGACCTGCTGAGGGAAATAAAAAAACTTTTATTGGAGTAA
- a CDS encoding prepilin-type N-terminal cleavage/methylation domain-containing protein: MKKNKKGFTLMELGVVVLIIGILASIGVPYYMKTVENSKADGAAATTNMVASANRMYFLDNNAYAPGAISSSHPLVVRRYLADQNWACAAYNYSADNSGGASATRNCSPPSGCNAATCNPTYGGWGYIVSNTGVCSAIGGAPSCPVF; this comes from the coding sequence GTGAAAAAAAATAAAAAAGGCTTTACATTAATGGAGCTTGGCGTGGTTGTGCTTATAATAGGGATACTCGCGTCTATAGGAGTGCCTTATTACATGAAGACCGTTGAAAACTCAAAAGCCGACGGCGCCGCCGCGACGACCAACATGGTCGCAAGCGCGAACAGGATGTACTTCCTGGATAACAACGCGTACGCTCCGGGAGCGATTTCAAGCAGCCACCCGCTTGTCGTTCGCAGGTATCTTGCCGATCAGAACTGGGCCTGTGCGGCTTATAATTATTCCGCCGATAATTCCGGCGGCGCCTCCGCGACCAGAAACTGCTCGCCCCCTTCAGGCTGCAATGCGGCCACTTGCAATCCTACTTACGGCGGCTGGGGTTACATCGTCTCAAATACCGGGGTATGCAGCGCGATCGGCGGTGCGCCCAGCTGCCCTGTTTTCTGA
- the nadB gene encoding L-aspartate oxidase, with protein sequence MSIYKSDFLVIGSGVSGLLSAYKLSELGSVSVLSKREAFRSNTDLAQGGIAAVMDEKNDAFSLHIKDTLKTGAGLSDPRVVEFTVREAPERIRELVELGTRFAGAGGHFETGLEGGHSRRRILHAADATGHEVERALLAACRQRRNIRFFENHSAVDLILAAHPSTVKPRSNACLGAYALEECSGRVHSFLAGHTVLASGGAGKVYRYTSNPDVSTGDGMAMAYRAGLDLVNLEFVQFHPTCLYFPGAKSFLISEALRGEGGVLRLAPGETAFMKKYSSLKDLAPRDIVARAIDNELKRTGQNCVYLDITHLSPAFIKRRFPNIRAKCLEFGLDIAKNPIPVVPAAHFFCGGVAVDEYSRTALPGLYAVGEVSHTGLHGANRLASNSLLEGCVFAHRAYLAIKEEFINPRAAAEKPGLWNCGDAKHSDEAVIIAHNWDEVRTLMWNYVGIVRSDKRLERAAARMGIITEEIVKYYWDFLPTRDLLELRNIACLAAQIIRSAQSRRESRGLHYNINYPKPEADYRKPTRVNRYMG encoded by the coding sequence ATGTCTATTTACAAGTCTGATTTCCTGGTAATCGGCAGCGGCGTTTCGGGGCTGCTTTCCGCCTATAAACTCTCGGAGCTGGGTTCCGTTTCAGTGCTCAGCAAGCGCGAGGCTTTCCGCTCGAACACCGATCTCGCACAAGGCGGCATAGCGGCCGTAATGGACGAAAAGAACGACGCTTTTTCCCTGCACATAAAAGACACGCTTAAGACAGGAGCCGGTCTTTCGGACCCGCGCGTGGTGGAATTTACGGTGCGGGAAGCGCCGGAACGTATAAGGGAACTGGTGGAACTGGGAACGCGGTTTGCCGGCGCGGGCGGTCATTTTGAAACCGGGCTTGAAGGCGGCCATTCAAGGCGCCGCATACTGCACGCGGCCGACGCCACCGGCCACGAGGTAGAGCGCGCGCTTTTAGCGGCCTGCCGGCAGCGCCGGAATATCCGTTTTTTTGAAAATCATTCGGCCGTGGATCTGATACTCGCGGCTCACCCCTCAACCGTAAAACCGCGTTCCAACGCCTGCCTCGGCGCCTACGCGCTTGAGGAATGTTCCGGCCGGGTGCACAGCTTTTTAGCGGGCCATACCGTGCTCGCCAGCGGCGGGGCCGGCAAGGTTTACCGTTATACTTCAAACCCCGATGTTTCCACCGGCGACGGGATGGCCATGGCCTATCGCGCCGGGCTTGACCTGGTAAACCTGGAATTCGTGCAGTTCCACCCCACCTGCCTCTACTTTCCGGGTGCGAAGTCTTTTCTTATCTCGGAGGCCTTACGGGGCGAAGGGGGCGTGCTTCGCCTGGCGCCCGGCGAAACAGCTTTCATGAAAAAGTATTCTTCGCTTAAAGATCTGGCTCCGCGGGATATTGTGGCCCGCGCTATAGACAACGAACTAAAGCGCACAGGACAAAACTGCGTCTATCTCGACATCACGCATCTTTCACCCGCTTTTATAAAACGCCGTTTCCCGAACATCAGGGCGAAATGTCTTGAGTTCGGCCTGGATATCGCCAAAAATCCCATTCCGGTGGTGCCGGCCGCCCATTTTTTCTGCGGCGGAGTGGCGGTTGACGAGTATTCAAGGACGGCCCTTCCGGGACTGTACGCGGTCGGAGAAGTTTCCCACACCGGCCTTCACGGGGCCAACCGCCTGGCCTCGAATTCGCTTCTTGAGGGCTGCGTGTTCGCGCACAGGGCATACCTGGCTATAAAAGAGGAATTTATAAATCCCCGCGCTGCGGCGGAAAAGCCCGGTCTTTGGAACTGCGGCGATGCTAAACATTCGGATGAAGCGGTCATCATCGCCCATAACTGGGATGAAGTGAGAACCCTGATGTGGAACTATGTGGGCATAGTAAGAAGCGACAAACGCCTTGAACGCGCCGCGGCCAGGATGGGCATAATCACGGAGGAGATAGTAAAATACTACTGGGATTTTCTGCCCACGCGCGATTTGCTTGAGCTGCGCAACATTGCCTGCCTGGCCGCTCAGATAATACGTTCAGCCCAGAGCCGCAGGGAATCCCGCGGGCTGCACTACAATATAAATTACCCGAAGCCCGAAGCCGACTACCGCAAACCCACACGGGTGAACAGGTATATGGGGTAG
- a CDS encoding prepilin-type N-terminal cleavage/methylation domain-containing protein — translation MKRKGFNLVEVVIATLIFGFMLASLSSMYTTVNRNMTQDYRQNVIKINTVMAMRTIQQKLMEATKLDVPAFGSSGDELAFATNVDQLSGCYPISTADPVTLHKFCHFNGILYYYTTNLGGGGGGCGSSTPLYWSGGAAAYPACGGGGGGWTSVQLLDHVSPATAVFSRAINERDNVLVNLRVFWDPAVLTVSGANLANAQRSITQSLTTSIKVNIPGQ, via the coding sequence ATGAAAAGAAAAGGTTTTAACTTGGTTGAAGTGGTTATAGCCACACTTATTTTCGGCTTCATGCTGGCTTCGCTCTCCAGTATGTACACCACGGTCAACAGGAATATGACCCAGGATTACCGCCAGAATGTGATAAAGATCAATACGGTGATGGCCATGCGCACTATACAACAGAAGCTTATGGAGGCCACCAAGCTTGATGTTCCCGCTTTTGGCTCGTCCGGCGATGAACTCGCCTTCGCTACTAATGTGGACCAGCTTAGCGGCTGCTATCCAATAAGCACGGCAGACCCCGTTACCCTGCATAAATTCTGTCATTTTAACGGCATTCTTTATTACTATACCACCAATTTGGGCGGAGGAGGAGGCGGATGCGGCTCCAGCACCCCGTTGTATTGGTCCGGCGGAGCCGCCGCATATCCGGCTTGCGGCGGCGGCGGGGGCGGCTGGACAAGCGTGCAGCTTCTGGACCATGTGTCTCCAGCCACGGCTGTTTTTTCAAGAGCGATAAATGAGCGCGATAATGTGCTTGTAAATTTAAGAGTATTTTGGGACCCGGCCGTACTAACCGTTAGCGGCGCAAACCTTGCCAATGCCCAGCGCTCAATTACCCAATCTCTTACCACCTCCATAAAAGTCAATATCCCCGGTCAGTAG
- a CDS encoding type II secretion system F family protein encodes MGKFVYTVQDAQGTVTTGNVEADDEDQAIQTLQTKGLFILSIQSDQAKAKGVLSINRLNKGRVSGRELVFFGEQMSTLIGGGVPLVRALSLLSEHAENKNLAAVLAQVTKEVSAGGALHKALEKHPRVFDEIWVSLVQAGEVSGQLPAVLRQVTSYSESKENIKSKIITALAYPMVLMFMSGGVLIYFVVFIVPVFAGIFRDFNLTLPALTRFIIMVSMIISNYCVLMIVVGIGSAFAFKAYIATPQGRLTWNHVQFKLPLLGNFLKNIQTERLLTTMSTLIRSGVSILNAVSVLEGAFKKNLIFQDALKKAKNDIASGRSISESFKKTGIFSGMVTDMMWMGEESGKLPDIIAVLSKFYQEQIDQWIRRFSSMIDPILVVGVGGVIGVIVLSIFMPIFQLSQIH; translated from the coding sequence ATGGGAAAATTCGTTTACACGGTTCAGGATGCTCAAGGCACCGTTACCACCGGCAATGTGGAAGCGGACGATGAGGACCAGGCAATACAAACCCTTCAGACAAAAGGTTTGTTTATCCTTTCCATCCAGTCCGACCAGGCCAAAGCCAAGGGCGTGCTCAGCATTAACAGACTGAACAAAGGCAGGGTGTCGGGCCGCGAGTTGGTGTTTTTCGGCGAGCAGATGTCCACGCTGATAGGCGGCGGCGTACCGCTGGTGCGGGCGCTTTCCCTCTTAAGCGAGCATGCCGAAAATAAAAACCTGGCCGCGGTGCTTGCCCAGGTTACCAAAGAGGTTTCCGCCGGCGGAGCTTTACATAAGGCCCTTGAAAAGCATCCCAGGGTTTTTGATGAAATATGGGTGTCTTTGGTGCAGGCGGGGGAGGTTTCCGGCCAGCTGCCGGCCGTGCTCAGGCAGGTTACGAGTTACAGCGAATCGAAGGAAAACATAAAATCAAAGATCATCACGGCGCTTGCCTACCCCATGGTGCTGATGTTTATGTCCGGCGGGGTGCTTATTTACTTCGTGGTTTTCATCGTTCCGGTGTTCGCCGGAATTTTCAGGGACTTCAATCTGACATTGCCGGCGCTTACCCGGTTCATAATAATGGTTTCAATGATAATTTCAAACTACTGCGTGCTTATGATCGTGGTAGGCATAGGCTCCGCTTTCGCTTTCAAAGCTTATATCGCCACTCCCCAGGGCCGGCTGACCTGGAATCATGTACAGTTCAAACTGCCGCTGTTAGGCAATTTCCTAAAAAACATACAGACCGAGCGCCTTTTAACCACCATGTCCACCCTCATACGCAGCGGCGTCAGCATACTTAACGCCGTATCAGTGCTTGAAGGCGCTTTTAAAAAAAATCTTATTTTCCAGGACGCTCTTAAAAAAGCCAAAAATGATATTGCCAGCGGCCGCTCCATTTCCGAGTCTTTTAAGAAAACCGGCATTTTTTCAGGCATGGTAACCGACATGATGTGGATGGGCGAGGAATCCGGCAAGCTACCCGATATCATAGCGGTGCTTTCCAAATTCTATCAGGAACAGATCGACCAGTGGATACGGCGTTTCTCTTCCATGATCGACCCGATACTTGTGGTGGGCGTGGGCGGCGTGATAGGCGTGATAGTATTATCCATTTTCATGCCTATCTTCCAACTCTCGCAAATTCACTAG
- the uvrA gene encoding excinuclease ABC subunit UvrA — protein sequence MDKLIITGARSHNLKNINLELPKNKLVVITGLSGSGKSSLAFDTIYAEGQRRYVESLSAYARQFLEQMEKPDVESIQGLSPAIAIQQHSPSRNPRSTVGTVTEIYDYLRLLYARAGRAKCVSCGRPLKAWSAQAMVSDLLARHAGKKARIFAPLVRGRTGTYEELFSRLKKAGFIRARTDGRLFELSSPPALSRYSKHNIDLFIDEMTLFPAERERLSEAVELALKESRGLSLAEVSGIKAPIAYSEKNSCPECGLSFPELEPRLFSFNSPYGACPGCTGLGVKIEIDPALVVPNPEKSVNEGALEAWSDPVTTRTHRWKNSWSGYYAEMLSAAAKTAGISLDAPWQKLTPKARQVLFYGDGRGEFEGVLVNLKRRYDETESEFVKEEIHRRFMRETICPECKGLRLKPEGLSVLVGGKSIAQLTELSIAKTKEFMAELTLSEKERAIARLILKEINSRLNFLDDVGLGYISLERRSETLSGGEAQRIQLATQIGSGLTGVLYVLDEPTIGLHQRDNARLINTLKTLRDIGNTLIVVEHDEAVIRGADYVVDMGPGAGLHGGRVVASGTPAEIIANPDSVTGLFLNGERSAAFEGESRRPRPGRFLEFKGAAQFNLKNIDVSVPLGLFTSICGVSGSGKSTLLYEIIYKALAKRLYNSKEEPGKFKSLKGAESVDKVIIVDQSPIGRTPRSNPATYSGVFNHIRAIFAGLPEAKRRGYEPGRFSFNVKGGRCEACQGDGTLKIQMQFLPDVYVKCDECGGRRFNDDTLAVRFKEKNISEVLSMSVEEASELFSAVPQIAKILSTMTEVGLGYIKLGQSATTLSGGEAQRLKLAEQLSKRATGRTLYILDEPTTGLHFADVEKLLQVLRRLAENGNTVLVIEHNLDVVSSSDWIIELGPEGGDAGGQLVFSGPPSEIIKKTPLSHTGLYLKEHMRVKGRGTKAATKGQSVKGTKL from the coding sequence ATGGACAAACTTATCATCACGGGCGCCCGCTCCCATAACCTCAAAAACATAAACCTTGAGCTTCCCAAAAACAAGCTGGTGGTGATCACCGGGCTTTCCGGTTCCGGCAAATCCAGCCTTGCCTTTGATACGATTTACGCCGAGGGTCAGCGGCGTTACGTGGAAAGCCTGTCCGCCTACGCGCGCCAGTTTTTGGAGCAGATGGAAAAGCCGGATGTGGAATCCATACAGGGCCTTTCCCCCGCCATCGCCATACAGCAGCACTCCCCTTCAAGGAACCCGCGCTCCACCGTCGGGACCGTTACCGAAATTTACGATTATCTGCGGCTGTTGTACGCCAGAGCAGGGAGAGCGAAGTGCGTTTCCTGCGGGCGGCCCCTCAAAGCCTGGTCCGCGCAGGCCATGGTATCGGATCTGCTGGCAAGACACGCCGGCAAAAAGGCCAGGATTTTCGCGCCTCTTGTAAGAGGGCGCACCGGAACCTACGAGGAACTTTTTTCCCGCCTCAAAAAAGCCGGCTTTATCCGGGCAAGGACCGACGGCAGACTGTTTGAACTTTCCTCGCCGCCCGCGCTTTCGCGCTATTCAAAACATAACATCGATCTCTTCATAGATGAGATGACGCTTTTCCCCGCAGAACGGGAACGCCTGAGCGAAGCAGTGGAATTGGCGCTGAAAGAATCGCGCGGGCTCAGCCTCGCGGAGGTGTCCGGCATAAAAGCCCCCATCGCTTACAGCGAAAAGAACTCCTGCCCCGAGTGCGGGCTCAGCTTCCCCGAACTGGAACCAAGGCTTTTTTCTTTTAACTCGCCCTACGGCGCCTGCCCCGGCTGCACGGGGCTTGGCGTGAAAATAGAAATAGACCCGGCCCTTGTGGTGCCGAACCCGGAAAAGTCGGTTAACGAAGGAGCCCTTGAAGCCTGGTCCGATCCCGTAACCACCCGCACCCACCGCTGGAAAAATTCCTGGTCCGGCTATTACGCCGAGATGCTTTCCGCCGCCGCAAAGACCGCCGGCATAAGCCTTGACGCGCCCTGGCAAAAACTTACCCCGAAAGCCAGGCAGGTGCTTTTTTACGGCGACGGTCGGGGAGAATTTGAAGGGGTGCTTGTAAACCTGAAACGCCGCTACGATGAGACTGAATCCGAATTCGTCAAAGAAGAAATACACCGCCGCTTCATGCGGGAAACGATCTGCCCGGAATGCAAAGGTTTAAGGCTTAAACCCGAGGGCTTAAGCGTGCTGGTGGGCGGGAAAAGCATAGCACAGTTAACGGAACTGTCTATCGCCAAAACAAAAGAGTTTATGGCGGAGCTGACGCTTTCGGAAAAAGAGCGCGCCATAGCCCGCCTCATTCTCAAGGAAATAAATTCCCGGCTTAATTTTCTGGACGATGTGGGCCTTGGCTACATCTCGCTTGAACGCCGCTCTGAAACCTTATCGGGCGGAGAGGCGCAGCGCATACAGCTTGCCACCCAGATAGGCTCAGGCCTTACGGGCGTGCTTTACGTGCTTGACGAGCCCACCATAGGCCTGCACCAGCGCGATAACGCCCGCCTCATCAACACACTGAAAACATTGCGCGACATCGGCAACACGCTGATAGTGGTGGAACACGATGAAGCGGTCATCCGCGGCGCCGACTACGTTGTTGATATGGGCCCCGGCGCCGGCCTTCACGGGGGACGGGTTGTGGCCAGCGGAACCCCCGCCGAGATTATCGCGAACCCCGATTCCGTAACCGGACTGTTTTTAAACGGCGAACGCAGCGCGGCGTTTGAAGGAGAATCCAGGCGTCCGCGGCCGGGGCGCTTTCTGGAATTTAAAGGAGCCGCCCAGTTTAATTTAAAAAATATCGATGTTTCCGTGCCTCTCGGCCTTTTTACCAGCATCTGCGGCGTTTCAGGCTCGGGTAAATCCACCCTGCTCTATGAAATAATTTACAAGGCCCTGGCAAAAAGGCTTTATAATTCAAAAGAGGAGCCGGGGAAATTTAAAAGCCTGAAAGGCGCGGAGTCGGTTGACAAGGTTATTATAGTCGACCAGTCGCCTATAGGCCGCACCCCCCGCTCAAATCCCGCCACTTACAGCGGCGTTTTCAACCATATAAGGGCAATTTTCGCCGGCCTGCCCGAAGCGAAACGCCGCGGCTACGAACCCGGCCGGTTTTCTTTCAATGTAAAAGGGGGCCGCTGCGAAGCCTGCCAGGGCGACGGCACGCTTAAAATACAGATGCAGTTTTTGCCCGATGTGTATGTTAAATGCGACGAATGCGGCGGCCGGCGCTTCAACGACGACACACTGGCAGTGCGCTTCAAGGAAAAAAATATCTCAGAGGTGCTTTCCATGTCGGTGGAGGAAGCCTCGGAGCTGTTTTCGGCCGTGCCGCAGATAGCTAAAATTCTTTCCACCATGACCGAGGTGGGCCTTGGTTACATAAAACTGGGCCAAAGCGCCACAACTCTTTCCGGCGGAGAAGCCCAGCGCCTGAAGCTGGCCGAGCAGCTCTCCAAACGCGCCACAGGGCGCACGCTCTATATTTTGGACGAGCCCACCACGGGCCTGCATTTTGCGGATGTTGAAAAACTTTTACAGGTCCTGCGCAGGCTTGCGGAGAACGGGAACACGGTACTGGTAATAGAGCACAACCTTGATGTGGTGAGTTCGTCCGACTGGATAATCGAGCTCGGCCCCGAAGGCGGCGATGCCGGCGGACAGCTTGTTTTTTCCGGGCCGCCTTCGGAAATAATCAAAAAAACCCCGCTCTCCCACACCGGCTTATACCTCAAAGAACACATGCGCGTGAAGGGTAGAGGGACGAAGGCGGCGACAAAGGGACAAAGTGTCAAAGGCACAAAGTTATAA
- a CDS encoding lysylphosphatidylglycerol synthase transmembrane domain-containing protein, with product MKQAAFSSKLFIYAPMALSLGILAWLIAPNAHSLLATLKESNPWWLVFSLFFSFGSYALMGLSLWEVLRILGWPLPFLEAAGISFVSTTVNYFFSSGGISGFATRAHLLSKRNVPYGASVTSSVVLTVFIYLILAVIIVEGVFLQILKTNDFGRSFLEGVVGVGFVAGIALALILLFFHEELRHSWSRKIFKIVNHIIYFFSRREIPHENFIEFERQLNSGINTIHSRKYELPKVVGYVAADWVCNILILFFAFKALGVTMGASKLVIGFAFGMIMTVIPILPGGLGAMEAAMTAAYSQMGIEVGHALTASLLFRLFYYIVPSLTSIPIYWGLKISERRCYQSHNPDKESENDGEFPYNGT from the coding sequence ATGAAACAGGCCGCTTTCAGTAGCAAACTGTTCATCTACGCCCCCATGGCTTTGTCGCTTGGGATACTGGCATGGCTGATAGCGCCCAATGCCCATTCCCTGCTGGCGACGCTGAAAGAATCCAACCCGTGGTGGCTTGTGTTCTCTCTGTTCTTTTCCTTTGGCAGCTACGCTTTAATGGGGCTTTCACTTTGGGAAGTACTGCGCATCCTCGGCTGGCCGCTTCCTTTTCTGGAGGCTGCCGGCATTTCTTTTGTTTCCACCACCGTGAATTATTTTTTTTCTTCGGGGGGCATCAGCGGCTTTGCCACCAGGGCGCATCTTTTAAGCAAGCGCAATGTCCCGTACGGGGCCAGCGTCACTTCCTCGGTGGTGCTGACCGTTTTTATTTACCTGATTCTCGCGGTTATCATTGTTGAAGGCGTGTTCCTTCAGATACTTAAAACCAATGATTTCGGCAGAAGTTTTCTGGAAGGCGTGGTAGGGGTCGGCTTCGTAGCGGGTATCGCCCTCGCGCTTATACTGCTTTTCTTCCATGAAGAACTGCGCCATTCCTGGTCCAGAAAAATTTTCAAGATCGTGAACCATATTATCTATTTCTTTTCCAGACGGGAAATACCGCATGAAAATTTTATTGAGTTCGAGCGCCAGCTGAATTCCGGAATTAACACCATACACAGCCGCAAATACGAACTGCCGAAAGTGGTGGGCTATGTGGCCGCGGACTGGGTTTGCAATATCCTGATTTTGTTCTTCGCCTTCAAGGCTTTGGGCGTGACAATGGGAGCTTCAAAACTCGTTATCGGTTTCGCTTTCGGCATGATAATGACCGTTATCCCGATTTTGCCCGGCGGCCTTGGCGCCATGGAAGCCGCCATGACGGCCGCTTATTCGCAAATGGGCATAGAGGTGGGCCACGCGCTGACCGCCAGCCTGCTGTTCCGCCTTTTTTACTATATTGTGCCGTCTTTGACCAGCATACCGATTTACTGGGGGCTGAAAATATCGGAGCGCCGCTGTTACCAGTCTCACAACCCGGACAAGGAAAGTGAAAATGACGGAGAATTCCCTTACAACGGGACCTGA